The Bartonella grahamii subsp. shimonis region GTTTTTTACAGTAAAGGGGATGTTATGGTCCATAGAATCTTTGACGTGGTCAATACGCATTAAAGCGAGAGCCTCATTTTCTACACATGTTCCCAAGTAGCCAAGCACTTTTGTTCCTGCTTCAATGCTAGATTGAGGGGTTAATTCACACTGGCCTTTTACAATAAAAATACGGCGACGTGCTGCACGGTGGTGATGCATTCGTGAAACAATTTCTTGTCCAATATAACATCCTTTATTGAATGCAAGTCCATTGATTTGATCGTAATTAATATCATGAGGAAAGACTTTGCCAACTTCATAGTCTTGACCACTTTCTGCAATTGCGTAACGGATACGCAATTGATTCCATATGTCATGATATTCTGAAGTCAAAAAAGGTTTTTTGCCATAGATTCGTATTATTTTTTCTTGTTGTGGGAAGCGTTTATCAACAAAACTTGAATCAAAATTTAAAGTATCTGATTCATTATTCAAAGAAACTGTAACAGGCTCTTGTAATGGTTGTGTAATTTCTACTTTTTTACGCAGCTTATAGAGCAACAGGCGTTGGTGAAGCGTATCAGCTAAAGGCATCCTGATATCAATCAGGTAACCATCTTCTTTTTTTCCGATAAGAAAATCAGCAAGAACCTTTCCTTGTGGGGATAAAAGGGCTCCAGGGAAAAGTTCCTGTGGGCTGATTTTTTTTACATCTGTCGTGATCAGGGATTGTAGAAAATCTGTTGCTTCTTCGCCTGTAATTTGAATAAGCCCGCGGTTTTTTAAGCAAATGGCATTTTGTTTTTCAATCATGGTTCTTGCCTTTCTGCTCAAAGTTACATAATCGATAAGTGAGCAATATGTAAGGAGCATGGCTATGTTTAAAACATTTGATACAATTTTTAAAGGTGCAACACTTGTGAATCATGATGGAAGAAGCAAGCGTGATATTGGTGTTACAAATGGTCGTATTGCTGAAATAGGTGACCTTACATGTGCATCGGCTAGTGAGGTCATTGATTGTACGGGACTTCATATTTTACCAGGAATTATTGATAGCCAAGTGCATTTTCGTGAGCCAGGAAATGAATATAAGGAGGATTTGGAAAGTGGCTCGTATTCTGCTGTGTTAGGGGGTGTTACGGCAGTTTTTGAAATGCCTAATACCAATCCATTGACAACATCAGAAGAAACATTAAGCGATAAGGTTAAACGCGGATTTCATCGAATGCATTGTGATTTTGCATTTTGGGTTGGAGGAACACGTGAAAATGCCTGTGAACTCTCTGAGTTAGAAAGACTTCCTGGGGCGGCTGGAATTAAAGTCTTTATGGGGTCCTCTACTGGTGATCTTTTGGTTGATGATGATGAAAGTGTACGCCTTATTTTGAAGAATACACGCCGTCGTGTAGCTTTTCATTCTGAAGATGAGGCGAGGCTCAAAGAGCGTAAAATATTGCGTATTGAAGGCGATGCATCGTCACATCCAATTTGGCGTGATGAAGTTGCAGCATTAAAATGTACCCAGCGTTTGGTAAAAATTGCCCATGAGACGAAGGCGCGGATTCATGTGTTACATCTTTCGACAGCAGAAGAAATTGATTTTCTAAAAAAACATAAGGATGTTGCAACAATTGAAGTGACACAACATCATTTGACTCTCACGGCTGATGATTATAAGGAACTTGGTACATTAATTCAGATGAATCCGCCTATTCGTGAGTCGCACCACCGTGAAGCTCTTTGGTACGGTGTTCAACAAGGGATTATTGATGTCCTAGGCTCAGATCATGCACCTCATACTCTTGAAGAAAAACTTCAACCTTATCCCTCTTCACCTTCAGGAATGACAGGGGTGCAAACGACAGCAGCAATTATGTTGACACATGTGAATGCAGGAAAAATATCTCTTGAACGTTTTGTTGATCTTACTTCACATGGCCCTAGTCGTATTTTTGGTATAAGCTGTAAAGGGCGCCTTGCTGTGGGGTACGATGCTGACTTGACCATTGTTGATCTTAAGAGAGAAGAAATTATTACGAATAGCTTAATTGGTTCGCGTGCCGGTTGGACACCTTATGATGGTCAAAAAGTTAAAGGTTGGCCTGTTGGGACTATTATCCGTGGTATGCGCGTTATGTGGGAAGGTGAAATTGTCACACCTTCACAAGGAGAGCCTGTTAAATTTATGGAAACTTTGGTGTAAGAAAATTAAGCTTTATAGGTTTTATCCTGTTATGCCATAAAATACCATCTTTAGAGTGGTGATGTGATGTAAGGCAGATTAGCCTCTTTGACACATAACATAAATGTTTTTTTAGTGCGTGATGAGTATTCTTAGGCTTTTTTATAGAGTGTTAATGAGGAAAATCACATGAGTGGGAAGCTAAGAGGAATCTTGTTCAACAAGAACCTAGATTATTTACAGAGCAAATTTAGTTAACAATACTCATCCTTTGAGGTGTGGGGAGGAAGCCAAAGAACGATTTTATATGGGGAAAAGCTACTCATAAGAATAAAAACATATCAAGGCATTATTCTTTAAAAGTCTCTCTATTTTCAGAGCTGGTTTATTGTTCCCCGCATTTGTGAGAGGAGTATCATTGATTGATATCGCTTAAATTGAGAGAGATACTTTTTGTATAGATTAATTATTTATAATGCATGAGGAGGTTTTCGGATAGGATTCTTCCTTCCTCAATGTATCTTTGATTGGCTTCAATGGCTGCTTGTGTACAATGATGATAATTTTCTGAGAAAGCACGATACGCTTCATTAAACGCTTCATAAAAATAAGCACGTCTTTGTGAAATAGGGTGTTCTGCTTCAATCAGTGCATTCATATAATCATACCATTGGTTTGTTGGAGGCTCGCAAAGATTTTGGAGAGAATGCAAGGATCCCAAAATTTCTGCGAGGCGAAGTAATTTTTTCTCATAAGGTGGAGATTGTTGCGCAAAGGTTGGCATTGAAATGACAAAAAATATTAAAATAATGATTTTTCTCAATTTATTACGCATTATTTTTATTGCTTTCTTTGAATAAAACTCTGTACAGACGAAATAATTGGCCATGAGAACGATGTTAAGGTTAATTGCGATATTATTATCAATGATTGATTATAGAATATAGGGCGGAAGAGACAGTAAGGAACCCATTGTGGAATATTGAAAATACTGATGAAGCTTTGTGTGGTTAAAATTTTAAGATTTGCTTCCTGTAATCTATTTTTCACATAAATATGCCATTGCCTATGAAATTTTTTCTAAACTTGTTTTCTTCAAGGAGGGAAAAGCTCTCTATCTATAGAATGCTTGTGTTCAATCAAATAAAAGAGATTGTTTTTATGATAAATGATGGATACAGCCGTGAATACAATAGAAAGAAGAATTTACTATAAGATAAAAGTTTTTAGCTAAACCGCGTAATATGATAATTTGAGATAAGATACGTCTAAAAGGAGCGGTGCATAATATCGTCCATGGAGTTAATAATGAAAGAGTTGCGATTTTATAATACGCTGACACGTAAAAAAGAAAATTTTACACCAATAGATACGACAAGAGTACGTCTTTATGTTTGTGGACCGACAATTTATGATTATGCACATATAGGAAATGCACGCCCTGTTATTGTTTTTGATATTTTATTTCGTTTATTGCGTCATGTTTATGGCAAAGAGCATGTTCTATATGCACGTAATATTACAGATGTTGATGATAAAATTAATGCACGAGCAGCTTGCGAATATCCAAACTTGTCATTGAATGACGCTATTCGTCAATTAACAGAACGTACATATTCCCAGTTTCAACAAGATACAATAACACTTGGTTGCCTATTGCCAACCAGCCAGCCGCGCGCAACCGAGCATTTAGAAGAGATGCGCTCTTTAATTGAAAGACTGCTTGAAAAAGGGCACGCTTATAAAGCGGAAAATCATATATTATTTTCTGTAAGTAGCATAAAAAATCCTCCTCATTATGGAGTATTTGCAAATCGTTCTTTAGATGAAATGAGGGCGGGAGCACGTATTGATGTTGCTGCTTATAAAAGGGAGGAGATGGATTTTGTTTTATGGAAACCTTCTGAGGAAGGGGAGCCAGGCTGGGAATCGCCGGCCGGAATTCCTGTTTTAGGTCGTCCAGGTTGGCATATTGAATGTTCTGCGATGTCAATGGCAAAGTTATTAGCGCCCTATGGCGGTGGTTTAACCTGTGATGATCCGACCGCGAATATTTTTGATATCCATGGTGGTGGACTTGATTTAATTTTTCCTCATCATGAAAATGAGATTGCACAAAGTTGTTCAGCTTTTGGGACGGAGCGAATGGCGAATTTTTGGATGCATAATGGTTTTTTACAAGTTGAAGGCAAAAAGATGTCGAAAAGCTTTGGCAATTTCATAACCATTCGTTCTGTTTTAGAGAATAATTTTTTGCAGTTTAATGGTATGTTAACCGATGAAATGAAGAAAAATTGGGCTGGTTTATCGGCGCGTTTTTCGATGCTGCAAACACATTATCGTGAACCATTAAATTGGACAGCGCAGCGTTTAACGCAATCGAGCAGTGAACTGTATCGTTGGTATGAACTGCTCCGCAGCAAAAAGAGTGCGATGGAAAACAATGAAGCAATTGATGATACTTTGATAGATTCACTCAGTGAT contains the following coding sequences:
- a CDS encoding folate-binding protein, with the protein product MIEKQNAICLKNRGLIQITGEEATDFLQSLITTDVKKISPQELFPGALLSPQGKVLADFLIGKKEDGYLIDIRMPLADTLHQRLLLYKLRKKVEITQPLQEPVTVSLNNESDTLNFDSSFVDKRFPQQEKIIRIYGKKPFLTSEYHDIWNQLRIRYAIAESGQDYEVGKVFPHDINYDQINGLAFNKGCYIGQEIVSRMHHHRAARRRIFIVKGQCELTPQSSIEAGTKVLGYLGTCVENEALALMRIDHVKDSMDHNIPFTVKNIPVTINIAENMNFTFPENTIENTHG
- a CDS encoding dihydroorotase, with translation MFKTFDTIFKGATLVNHDGRSKRDIGVTNGRIAEIGDLTCASASEVIDCTGLHILPGIIDSQVHFREPGNEYKEDLESGSYSAVLGGVTAVFEMPNTNPLTTSEETLSDKVKRGFHRMHCDFAFWVGGTRENACELSELERLPGAAGIKVFMGSSTGDLLVDDDESVRLILKNTRRRVAFHSEDEARLKERKILRIEGDASSHPIWRDEVAALKCTQRLVKIAHETKARIHVLHLSTAEEIDFLKKHKDVATIEVTQHHLTLTADDYKELGTLIQMNPPIRESHHREALWYGVQQGIIDVLGSDHAPHTLEEKLQPYPSSPSGMTGVQTTAAIMLTHVNAGKISLERFVDLTSHGPSRIFGISCKGRLAVGYDADLTIVDLKREEIITNSLIGSRAGWTPYDGQKVKGWPVGTIIRGMRVMWEGEIVTPSQGEPVKFMETLV
- a CDS encoding TIGR02301 family protein produces the protein MRNKLRKIIILIFFVISMPTFAQQSPPYEKKLLRLAEILGSLHSLQNLCEPPTNQWYDYMNALIEAEHPISQRRAYFYEAFNEAYRAFSENYHHCTQAAIEANQRYIEEGRILSENLLMHYK
- the cysS gene encoding cysteine--tRNA ligase codes for the protein MKELRFYNTLTRKKENFTPIDTTRVRLYVCGPTIYDYAHIGNARPVIVFDILFRLLRHVYGKEHVLYARNITDVDDKINARAACEYPNLSLNDAIRQLTERTYSQFQQDTITLGCLLPTSQPRATEHLEEMRSLIERLLEKGHAYKAENHILFSVSSIKNPPHYGVFANRSLDEMRAGARIDVAAYKREEMDFVLWKPSEEGEPGWESPAGIPVLGRPGWHIECSAMSMAKLLAPYGGGLTCDDPTANIFDIHGGGLDLIFPHHENEIAQSCSAFGTERMANFWMHNGFLQVEGKKMSKSFGNFITIRSVLENNFLQFNGMLTDEMKKNWAGLSARFSMLQTHYREPLNWTAQRLTQSSSELYRWYELLRSKKSAMENNEAIDDTLIDSLSDDLNTPKALTLLRKFYKEEDALALANGMNLLGLLRQEWIKEIDCPLFIRKTFLDAKFIDQRIAERLRLIHNKEWEAADTIRDELAAEGVLLKDSKDPQSGERITVWEIKRF